CTCCGGTGCTGCGGGGGCGGATGGTCCTGCCAGTATGCCTCGATCGCGCGTCCGGCGACGGACCCGGACGCGCCGCGGGCGGCCGCCCCCGAGGGGACGGCCGCCCGATGTCGGCACGGAAGGCGGGGGCGGCAGGCGTCAGCCGACGCCGCCGGCGATGCGTGCGGCCTCCACGGCGGGGGCCACCTTCTCCGCCCAGTACGCCTCGACGGCGGCGCGCAGCTCCTCGCGGGTGCCGCCGTTCTCGATGACGGTGTCCGCGATCGCCGCACGCTCGTCGTCCTGGGCGCCCTCGTCGAGCAGGGCCCAGGCGCGCTCCCGGGTGACGTGACGCTCGTCGACGAGGCGCTGCACGCGCACCTCGGCGGGTGCGGAGACGGCCAGCACCTGGTCGAAGTCCCGGGCGCTGCCGGTCTCCGCGAGCAGGGCGAGGTCCACCACGAGCACGGCGTCGTCGCCGATGGCCTTGGCCCGCGCGTCGGCCTCGGCGCGCACCAGCGGGGAGACGATCTCGTAGAACCGGGAGCGGGCCGCCTCGGAGGCGTCGATCAGCGCGTTCATCGCGCGCGCGTCCAGCGTCCCGTCGGCGCGCACGACATCGTCGCCGAAGACCTCGCGGACCTCGTCGAGCACCGGGGCGCCGGGCACGAGCAGTTCGTCCAGCAGGTCGTCGAACTCCACGACGACGGCGCCGAGCCGCTCCAGCTCCTCGCCCACCGCGGTGCGCCCGGAGGCCATGCCGCCGGTGAGGCCCAGGGTGAGCAGCGCCCGCTGGGCCACGGTGCGCTGCTGGTGCCACGTGTTGGGGGTGTGGGTGTCGAACTCGGGCTCGGTGCCCGGCTCGAACTCGGGGCGGATGACGTACTCCTGGATGTCCACGCCGTCCTCCTGCGCGCGGCGGTGGTACTCCTCCGCGGGCAGGACCTGCTTCCACTGACGGGTGCGGATCGGGCGGGCGGCGCCGGCGTCCTCGCGCAGCGCCTGCAGGAGCATGGCCGCCTGTACGAGGGTCAGCAGCATCACGGGGAAGCCGATCACGATGATGACCTCCTGGAGCGCGTCCAGGCCGTTCTCGCCCGCCGTGAGGATGATCGCGGCGCAGACCGCGCCGATGGAGATCGCCCAGAACGCACCCTGGCGGCGCGGGGCCGGGTCCTCGTGGCCGTTGGCCATGGCGTCCATGACGAGGGCTCCGGAGTCGATGGAGGTGACGAAGAACAGGGTGATCACGACCAGGGCGACGATCGCCACCGGGAGGTAGAGGGGCATGCCCTGCAGGTGCTGGAACAGCGCCGCCTGCACGTTGCCCTCCTCCACGATGGTGCGCGTGAGGTCGCCGCCCTGGCCCGGCCCGGCGGCGGTGGCCCGGTCGGCCTGGAAGGCGGAGTAGCCGTAGATCCCCATCCAGATCATGGTGAAGATCGAGGGCAGCCCCAGGCCTGCCGTCACGAACTCGCGGATGGTGCGGCCCCGGGAGATCTTCGCGACGAACATGCCGACGAACGGCGCCCAGGTCACGGTCCACGCCCAGTAGAACACCGTCCAGTCTCCGGACCAGCGGCCCGAGCCGAACACGTCGTTGAACGTGGAGAGCACGGGCAGGTGGCCCACGAACGATCCGACGGACTGCACGGTGCCGCGCAGCACGTCGTTGGTAGAGATCGAGAACATCAGCACGAACAGCATCAGGGCCACGGCGACCACGATGTTGATGTAGGACAGGCGCTTCACGCCGCTGTCCATGCCCGCCAGGACGGAGCACACGCCCGCGGCGGTGATCACGGCCAGGATCAGGGCCTGCACCCAGCCGGCCACGGGGGTCCCGAGGACGTAGTTCATGCCCGCGTTGATCTGCAGGGCGCCCAGGCCGGTCGAGACGGCGAGGCCGAACACGGTGGACACGACGGAGATCACGTCGATCGCCTTGCCGATCGGCCCGTGAATCCGGTCGCCCAGCAGCGGCTGGAACGCGGAGGACACGCGCGGCGGCAGCTTGCGCTTGTACGTGAAGTACCCGAAGCACAGGCCGGGGACCAGGAGGATGGCCCACATGTGGATCGTGAAGTGGAAGTTCGCGATGTCCATGGCCTGCAGGGCGGCCTGGTCGGAGAACGGCTCCGTGCCGGGCATCGGCGGGTTGGCGTAGTGGTTCATCGGCTCGGCGATGCCCCAGAACATGATGACGGCGCCGACGCCGGCGGCGAACATCATGCCGAACCAGGCGACGCCCGTGTACTCGGGGGTGGCGTCGTCATCGCCGAGCTTGATGCGGCCGTAGCGGCTGCAGGCCAGCAGCACCGCGAACAGGGCCAGCAGGGTGGCGCTGAGGGTGTAGAACCAGCCGATGTCGTAGCGCAGCCAGCCGGCCACCACGCCGAACACCTCCTGGACGGGGCCCGGGAACAGGCCCATGGCCGCGGTGAAGAGGACGATCACGGCCGCGGAGGTGAAGAAGATGGCGGGGCTGGTGCGGAGCCCGAGGGCATCGTGGACGCGGGTGTGGAGTGAGTTCATGCGAGGGGATGGGTGTCGTCGGCACCCGGGGCCGCCGGTCCAAAGGGTCGGCACCCGGATCTGGTGCACGGAGGGCACGGCCGACGACCCTAGGGCTGATTTCACCGGGGGTGAACACTTGACGGTCCCTCCGTCTCCTCCGCGGCCTACGCTGGACGGCATGGACTCCCCCGCTCCCCCCGCCGGCGGCCCGGTGGCCTGCACCGTCCTGGCCGCCGGCGCCCTGGCCGAGGACGGCTGGGTGGTCCACGAGGAGGAGGTCCGCCGCAGCCGGTTCCTGGCGGTGCTCGCCCGCACGCCCGACGAGGAGGCGGCCCGCGCCGTGGTGGCGACCCTGCGCCGCCGCCACCATGACGCCCGGCACGTCTGCAGCGCGTGGATCCTCGGTCCCGGCCGGCGGCGCATGCGCTCCAACGACGACGGTGAGCCCGCGGGCACTGCGGGCGTCCCCATGCTCGAGGCCCTCTCCCTCCGCGACACCGGCGGCGGGGCGACCGACCTGACAGACGTGACCGCCGTCGTCGTGCGGTGGTTCGGCGGGGTGAAGCTCGGGGCGGGCGGCCTCGTCCGGGCGTACTCGGACGCCGTCAGCCGGGCCCTGGACGCCGCCCCGCTCGTCCGCCGCACGCGGCGGGCCCGCTACGAGCTGGCCGCGCCGCACGGCGAGGCCGGACGCTGGGCGCATGAGCTGGAACTGACGGGGGCGTCCCTCGAGGGCGTGCGCTGGGACGGCCCCCAGGCCGTGATCGACCTGGCCGTCCCCGACGTCCCGGACGGGCACTCCGCCCTGGCGTCCGCGGTCGCCCGGATCACGTCGGGCTCGGCCGTGGCCGCGCCCGCCGGGCACGTGTGGGTCGACGGGGCCCTCGCGTGACGGGACGGCGTCCGGGAGAGGGCGCGGTTCCTAGGATGGTCGGATGGACGCCATCGCGCAGACCCCGCCCCGGGACCCCGGCCCTGCCCGCCTGACCGCCACGGAGCTCGTCACGCCCGACGCCGCGGGACGGGGGCTGCCGCGGGACTGGACGGCGGAGTTCCCCTTCGAGCGGCTCGGGCGCTGGCCGCTGCCCGAGTCCCGGGAGCGCCAGGCCCATGACGCCGCCGACCTCCTGCTGGTCGACACCCTCGCCGGGTGGACGGCGGACGGGCGCGTGCCGGGACCCGTGGCGGTGCTGCACGACCAGCACGGCGCCGTGTCACTCCCGCTGCTCGCCCGCGGGCTGAACGTGCGGCTCGGTCTGGACGAGGCGTCCGCGGCCCGTTCCGTGGAGCGCAACCTGGACCTGTTCCGGGACGCGGACGGGGCCCTGCCCGCCGGCTGGGGGCGCCTCACGGTGGGCGGGGTGGACGCCGCCACCCTCGCCGACGCGCGGACGGTGCTCCTGCTGCTCCCCCGGGCCCTGGACGCCCTGCACCTGACGGCCGCGCGCATCGCGGTCCACGCGGCCCCCGACGTACTGGTGCTCGGCGCGGGCCGGGACAAGCACATGACGCCGTCCATGAACGACGTCCTGGCCCGCTCCTTCGCCGCCGTCGTGCCCGGGCGGGGCCGGTCCAAGTCACGCGTGATCACCGCCGCCCGCCCGGTGGACGACGCGACCGAGCCCGCCCCGCGCCGCGCGCAGCACCGGCTGGGCCGGCTGGGAGCGGTGACGCTCGTGGGCGGCTGGGCGACCTTCGGCGGCGCCGCGGCGGATCCGGGCAGCCTCCTGCTGGCGGGCACGCTCGCGGACCGCGCCCCCGCCCTGCCCGTGCCCGCGCCGCACCGGATGCGCACGGACTCCGGCCTCGGCGTGGACATCCCGTGGGCCACGCGGGCCGGCGCGCCGGACGTCGTGGACGCGGGCTCCGGCAACGGGATGCTCTCCGTGGTGGCCGCGCGCGTCTGGCCCGAGGCCGCGGTGCTGGCGAGCGACCAGTCCGCCGACGCCGTCGCCTCCTCCGCCGCCACGGCCGAGGCCAACGGCCTGGCGGAGCGGATCACGGCCGTCCAGGACGATGCCCTGGGTGCACTCCCGGACGCGTCCGTCCGCGCGGTGCTGCTCAACCCGCCGTTCCACGACGGCACGGCCGTCGACCCCACCGTGGCCCACCGGATGATCGAGGCCGCCGGGCGCATCCTCGCCCCCGGCGGGGAGCTGTGGTGTGTGTGGAACTCCCACCTGCGCCACCGCCCCGTCCTCGAGACCGCCGTGGGGCCCACGCGGCAGGTCGCACGCAACCGCACCTTCACGGTCACCGTCTCCACCCGGCGCTGACCCGGGCGACCGCCTGCCGGACACGACGGCGTCCGTCCGCGCGGACGGCGACGGGCCCCGCCCTCCGTGGGGAGGACGGGGCCCGTCGGGGTGCGGGGCGCGGTCTCAGGCGGCCGCGCCGCTCACGGCGTGATCCAGGGGATCAGTTGCCGGTGAGCTTCTCGCGCAGGGCGGCGAGGGCCTCGTCGGAGGCCAGGGTGCCGCCGTCGGAGGCCGGAGCCTCGGAGGAGTAGGAGGACGCCGTGGAGGCGTTGCCGGCCGGGGCCTGCGCCTCCTCCTCGAGGGAGCGGCGCACCTGCTCCTTGTGGGCCTCCCAGCGGGTCTGGGCGTCGGCGTACTGCTGCTCCCAGGAGGCGCGCTCGGACTCGAAGCCCTCCATCCACTCGTTGGTCTCGACGTCGAAGCCCTCGGGGTACTTGTAGTTGCCCTCGTCGTCGTACTCGGCGGCCATGCCGTACAGCGCCGGGTCGAACTCGGTGCCCTCGGGGTCCACGCCCTCGTTGGCCTGCTTGAGGGACAGCGAGATGCGACGGCGCTCGAGGTCGATGTCGATGACCTTGACGAACAGCTGGTCGTTGACGGACACGACCTGCTCGGCGGTGTCGATGTGGCGCGAGGCCAGCTCGGAGATGTGCACCAGGCCCTCGATGCCGTCCTCGACGCGCACGAACGCGCCGAAGGGGACGAGCTTGGTGACCTTGCCCGGCACGACCTGGCCCAGGGCGTGGGTGCGGGCGAACAGCTGCCACGGGTCCTCCTGGGTCGCCTTCAGCGACAGGGAGACACGCTCGCGGTCCATGTCCACGTCGAGGACCTCGACGGTGACGTCCTGGCCCACCTCGACGACCTCGGACGGGTGGTCGATGTGCTTCCAGGACAGCTCGGAGACGTGCACGAGGCCGTCCACGCCGCCCAGGTCGACGAAGGCGCCGAAGTTGACGATGGAGGACACGGTGCCCTGGCGGACCTGGCCCTTCTCCAGCTTGTGGAGGAAGTTGGAGCGGACCTCGGACTGGGTCTGCTCGAGCCAGGCGCGGCGGGACAGCACCACGTTGTTGCGGTTCTTGTCCAGCTCGATGATCTTCGCCTCGAGCTTCTGGCCGATGTAGGGGGCCAGGTCACGCACGCGGCGCATCTCGACCAGCGACGCCGGCAGGAAGCCGCGCAGGCCGATGTCGAGGATGAGGCCGCCCTTGACGACCTCGATGACGGTGCCCTCGACGACGCCGTCCTCCTCCTTGACCTTCTCGATGTCGCCCCAGGCGCGCTCGTACTGGGCGCGCTTCTTGGAGAGGATCAGACGACCCTCCTTGTCCTCCTTGGTGAGGACCAGGGCCTCGACGGTGTCGCCCACGGCCACGACCTCGTCCGGGTCCACGTCGTGCTTGATGGACAGCTCGCGGGACGGGATGACGCCCTCGGTCTTGTAGCCGATGTCGAGCAGGACCTCGTCGCGGTCCACCTTGACGACGGTGCCCTCGACGAGGTCGCCATCGTTGAAGTACTTGATGGTCGCGTCGATGGCGGCGAGCAGGTCCTCGGCAGAGCCGATGTCGTTGATGGCGACCTGCGGGGCGTTGGAAGTGGTGGTCATGTAGGAGGGACTCCGTTGGGATCAGGGATCACGTCCGGCGCGGCGCCTCAGCGGAGGCCCCCGGGGGCACGACAGCGCCCCCACCCGACGTGGGTTGGATTGGTCAGTTCACGAATGCGCACGAATGTGCTGCACCAGACTATCAGAAACCCACCAGTGACCGCACGGGCACGCTAGGGCGCAGCAGCGCGTCCAGCCGCGCCCCGGCACCGGGGACGACCTCGCGCACCAGCCCCGTGGCGACCCGTGCCGCGACCCCGCCGGCCGAGCCGTGCCCTCCCAGCCACACCGCCGACAGGTCCGCCACGTCCAGCCCGAGCTCGGCCTCGCCCTCGGCGGCCTCCGTCACCTCGGCGACGCCGTCGCGCGCCCGGATCCGCCAGGCCCCCGCCGCGTGCCCGAGCGGGTCCGTCACGTCGACGACGACCTCACCGTCGCCGAGGTCCGCCCGCGCCCCCAGGGCGGCGGGGACATCGAGGATCCGGAGGTAGAGGTCGTCGCCGTCGCGTTCCGTGCGCAGGCGGCGCTCGTCCTCCAGCAGAGCCTCCGGCCACCCGGCCTCGGGCGCCCGCTCCCAGACGATCCGCTCGATGAGGTCCAGAGAGGTCAGATGGGTCAGCAGGCCGCGCCGTGCATCGGGAGTGAGCGCCAGGAAGAGCTCCATGGTCACCGTGGGCGGCTCGACGTCCCAGCCCTGGGGGCGGTAGAGCGCGATCCCCTGGGCCGTCCCCGCCGCGTCGCGGTGCACGGCCGCGTAGAGACCGGACCCCTTGCCGTCGTTCTTGAAGCGGCTCCGGTCCTCCCACCCGATCGCGGTCATGGTGGGACGTTGGGTGGCCCCCGGGGTCAGCCGTCGCACGTGCTGGTAGAGCTCGTCGGCCAGTGCTCCGACCTCCCGAGGCTCCTCGCGCGTCACCCGGCCGGCGGACGGGGCCCCGCGCAGGCGCACGTCCCCCCGGGTGTCGAGTCGGGCGCGGCGCCAGCGGGTGGCCGCACCGAAGCCGAAGCGGCCGTAGATGGCCGCCTCCGAGGCCGTCAGGGCGGCCACCGGGACCCCGGCCGCCACGGCGTCGGCCAGGCTGCGCGTCATCATGGTGCGCAGCAGGCCGCGGCGGCGGAAGCCCGGGTCCACGGTGACGCCGGAGATCAGCCACGCGGACACGGCGACGCCGGGGCTGACCGTCAACTCGGAGCGGAAGTCCTCGAACGTCGCCACCGGGCGGGTCGTCGCGGGATCCGCGCCCAGCGGGAGCACGTCGACCATGCGTCGGCCGTCCGCCTCCCCTGCCTCGAGGAGCTGGGCCATGGCCTCTCCGGACGGGACCTGCTCATAGAAGCCCCGCTCGACGGCCGTCGTGTGCCGCTCGAACGCCGGATCGGCCGCCCGCCCCGGTGCGACCACGAGCGCGAGGCCCTGCTCGGCAAGCACCTCCGCGTCGGCCCGCGGCGTCGCCGTCGGCTGAAGGTCAGTGTGCGGCCGCATGCCAGGTCCCTCCGTGGCCCACGTGCACGTCCAGGGGCACCGAGAGGTCGGCGGCCCGGCCCATCCGCTCCTGCAGCAGAGCGGTCGCGGCGTCGAGCTCGGAGGCCGGGACCTCGAGGATGAGCTCGTCGTGGACCTGCAGCAGCAGGCGCGATCGGAGCCCCTGCTCCACCAGGCCCGCCTGCACGTCCAGCATGGCGCGCTTGATGATGTCCGCCGCCGAGCCCTGGATGGGTGCGTTGAGGGCGGCCCGCTCGGCCATGTCCCGCAGCTGGCGGTTGTCGCTGGTGAGGTCCGGCAGGTAGCGGCGACGTCCCTCGATGGTGGAGGTGAAGCCGTCCCTGCGGGCCTGGGCGACGACGTCGCGCAGGTAGTCCCGCACGCCGCCGAACCGGTCGAAGTACCCCTTCATGAGGCCGCGCGCCTCGTCCACGGAGATCTTCAGCTGCTTGGACAGGCCGAAGGAGGACAGCCCGTAGGCCAGCCCGTAGCTCATCGCCTTGACCTTGGAGCGCTGCTCCGAGGTGACGTCGTCGGGGTCCACGCCGAACACCTGGGAGCCCACGAACGAGTGGAGGTCCTCCCCCGAGTTGAACGCCTCGATCAGGCCGGCGTCCTCGGAGAGGTGCGCCATGATGCGCATCTCGATCTGCGAGTAGTCGGCGGAGAGCAGCTCGGCCGGCTCGCCGTCCACGGGCGCGGCCACGAAGGCCTCACGGATCCGCCGCCCGGCCTCGGTGCGCACCGGGATGTTCTGCAGGTTCGGGTGCAGCGAGGACAGGCGGCCGGTGGCCGCGACGGTCTGCGAGTACGTGGTGTGGATCCGGCCGTCCGGGGCGACCGTCTCCCGCAGCCCCTCGACGGTCTGCCTGAGCTTGGTGGCGTCCCGGTGCGCCATGAGGTTCTCGAGGAACGGGTGCTGCGTCTGCTCCAGGAGGTCCTGCAGCGAGTCCACGTCGGTGGACCAGCCCGTCTTCGTCTTGCGGGTCTTCGGCATGTCGAGGTGCTCGAACAGCACCTCCTGCAGCTGCTTCGGGGAGCCCAGGTTGACCTTCATCCCACCGGTCTCCTCGGCCACGGACGCCCACGCGGACTCCTTGGCCGCCTCGGCGCGGTCGGTGAAGTCGGCCAGCAGGGCGGACAGGGCGTCCCCGTCCACGGCGATGCCGGCGAGCTCCATGCGGGCCAGCAGGCGCGCCAGCGGGATCTCCATCTCCTGGAGGAGCCGCTGGGCGCCGCGCTCGAGCACCTGCGGGGTGAACGCCTGGGACAGCCGGCGCACCACCCACGCGGAGCGGGCAGCCCGGGCCGCGCGCGCGGTGCGCTCGGCCTCCTCCTGCGCGCCGTCCAGGTCGAAGGCGCCCTGCGCCCCCGCGGCGGCCGACTCGGGCGCCTCGAGCGGCTCCTGCAGGTGTGCCTGGGAGAGGGTGGCCAGGTCGGTGTCCCGCCGATCCGGCTGGATCAGGTAGGCCGAGAGGGCGACGTCGTCGACGACGCCGTGCAGGGACGTGTCCGCAGGCAGGGCGGTGGGGCCGGTGGGCACGGCGATCGCCTTGAGGGTGCGCTTGAGGTCGTGCACGGCCTTGGCCGCACCGTCCTCCGCCAGCAGGTCGCCGAGGGCGGCGACCAGGCCGGGGTCCGCGTCGGCGTCCGTCAGGTCCACGTAGAGGGCGGCGTCCTCGGCGGCCAGTGCGAGCCCGACGGGCGTGCCGAACGTCCCCGGGACCGGCACCTTGCGCTTGGGCAGCAGGTCCGGGCCGTCGATCTCCACGTGCAGGCCGAGCAGGGTGCCGGCGTGGGCGGAGACGAACGCGTGGACGTCGTCCGCGGTGGCGGCGAGCACGGCGGCGGGGGCCTCGGCCACGGGGGCGGCCGGAGCGGCCGAGCCGAGGCGCTCGGCGAACACCTCGAACACGCGCTCCCGGATGCGCTGGAACTGCAGCGCGTCGAACAGCTCCTCGACGACCTCCCGCTCCGGCATGGTCAGCTCCATGGCGTCCAGGGAGACGTCGAGGTCCAGGTCGCGCACGAGCGCGTTCAGGCGGCGGTTGCGGCGCACGTCGTCGAGGTGCGCGCGCAGCGCCTCGCCCTTCTTGCCGGTGATCTCGTCCGCGTGGGCGAGCACGCCGTCCAGGTCCCCGTACTTCTGCAGCCACTTCGCCGCGAAGCCGGGGCCGACGCCGGGCACGCCGGGCAGGTTGTCCGCGGACTCCCCGACGAGGGCCGCCAGCTCGGGGTACTGCTCCGGGCGGACGCCGTACTTGGCCTCCACGTCCGCGGCCGTCATGGGCGGGATGTCGGAGACGCCCTTCTTCGGGTAGAGCACCTGGGTGCGCTCCGAGATGAGTTGGAACGCGTCCCGGTCCCCCGAGACCACGCACACGTCCCAGCCCTGGGCCTCCGCCTGGGCGGAGAGGGTCGCGACGATGTCGTCGGCCTCGAAGTCCTCCTTGGTGAGCGTGGGGATGCCGAGGGCCTCCATGACCTTGACCGTCAACTCGATCTGGCCCGCGAACTCGGCCGGGGTCTCGGAGCGCCCCGCCTTGTACTCGCCGTATTCGGCGGAGCGGAACGTGGGGCCGGAGAGGTCGAAGGCGACCGCCACGTGGGTGGGGGCCTGCTGCCGGATCATCGTGAGCAGCATGGACGTGAACCCGTACACGGCGTTGGTGTGCTGGCCGGTGTCCGTGGCGAAGTTCTCCGCCGGCAGCGCGTAGAACGCGCGGAAGGCCATGGAATGGCCGTCCAGCACGAGCAGGCGGGGACGGGCCTCGGTGCTGTTCTCACCCATGTGGTGTTGCTCCTCTCGACAGACCCTGCCAGCCTACTGGGCATGACCGACACGACCACCGCTCCCGAGCGTGCCCAGGCCCTCCTCGCGGGGCTCACCTTCCACGCCGGAATCCGCCCCGAGCTCACCGACGAGGAGCGGGCGGCGCTCGCGACGGCGGCGGGCATGACGCCCGCCGTGCAGGAGGCCCTCGGCGGCCCGGCCGTGAGCCACCTCGCCCTGAAGATGGGCATCCGGT
This sequence is a window from Micrococcus porci. Protein-coding genes within it:
- the coaE gene encoding dephospho-CoA kinase (Dephospho-CoA kinase (CoaE) performs the final step in coenzyme A biosynthesis.), yielding MNSLHTRVHDALGLRTSPAIFFTSAAVIVLFTAAMGLFPGPVQEVFGVVAGWLRYDIGWFYTLSATLLALFAVLLACSRYGRIKLGDDDATPEYTGVAWFGMMFAAGVGAVIMFWGIAEPMNHYANPPMPGTEPFSDQAALQAMDIANFHFTIHMWAILLVPGLCFGYFTYKRKLPPRVSSAFQPLLGDRIHGPIGKAIDVISVVSTVFGLAVSTGLGALQINAGMNYVLGTPVAGWVQALILAVITAAGVCSVLAGMDSGVKRLSYINIVVAVALMLFVLMFSISTNDVLRGTVQSVGSFVGHLPVLSTFNDVFGSGRWSGDWTVFYWAWTVTWAPFVGMFVAKISRGRTIREFVTAGLGLPSIFTMIWMGIYGYSAFQADRATAAGPGQGGDLTRTIVEEGNVQAALFQHLQGMPLYLPVAIVALVVITLFFVTSIDSGALVMDAMANGHEDPAPRRQGAFWAISIGAVCAAIILTAGENGLDALQEVIIVIGFPVMLLTLVQAAMLLQALREDAGAARPIRTRQWKQVLPAEEYHRRAQEDGVDIQEYVIRPEFEPGTEPEFDTHTPNTWHQQRTVAQRALLTLGLTGGMASGRTAVGEELERLGAVVVEFDDLLDELLVPGAPVLDEVREVFGDDVVRADGTLDARAMNALIDASEAARSRFYEIVSPLVRAEADARAKAIGDDAVLVVDLALLAETGSARDFDQVLAVSAPAEVRVQRLVDERHVTRERAWALLDEGAQDDERAAIADTVIENGGTREELRAAVEAYWAEKVAPAVEAARIAGGVG
- a CDS encoding IMPACT family protein; the encoded protein is MDSPAPPAGGPVACTVLAAGALAEDGWVVHEEEVRRSRFLAVLARTPDEEAARAVVATLRRRHHDARHVCSAWILGPGRRRMRSNDDGEPAGTAGVPMLEALSLRDTGGGATDLTDVTAVVVRWFGGVKLGAGGLVRAYSDAVSRALDAAPLVRRTRRARYELAAPHGEAGRWAHELELTGASLEGVRWDGPQAVIDLAVPDVPDGHSALASAVARITSGSAVAAPAGHVWVDGALA
- a CDS encoding class I SAM-dependent methyltransferase — translated: MDAIAQTPPRDPGPARLTATELVTPDAAGRGLPRDWTAEFPFERLGRWPLPESRERQAHDAADLLLVDTLAGWTADGRVPGPVAVLHDQHGAVSLPLLARGLNVRLGLDEASAARSVERNLDLFRDADGALPAGWGRLTVGGVDAATLADARTVLLLLPRALDALHLTAARIAVHAAPDVLVLGAGRDKHMTPSMNDVLARSFAAVVPGRGRSKSRVITAARPVDDATEPAPRRAQHRLGRLGAVTLVGGWATFGGAAADPGSLLLAGTLADRAPALPVPAPHRMRTDSGLGVDIPWATRAGAPDVVDAGSGNGMLSVVAARVWPEAAVLASDQSADAVASSAATAEANGLAERITAVQDDALGALPDASVRAVLLNPPFHDGTAVDPTVAHRMIEAAGRILAPGGELWCVWNSHLRHRPVLETAVGPTRQVARNRTFTVTVSTRR
- the rpsA gene encoding 30S ribosomal protein S1; this translates as MTTTSNAPQVAINDIGSAEDLLAAIDATIKYFNDGDLVEGTVVKVDRDEVLLDIGYKTEGVIPSRELSIKHDVDPDEVVAVGDTVEALVLTKEDKEGRLILSKKRAQYERAWGDIEKVKEEDGVVEGTVIEVVKGGLILDIGLRGFLPASLVEMRRVRDLAPYIGQKLEAKIIELDKNRNNVVLSRRAWLEQTQSEVRSNFLHKLEKGQVRQGTVSSIVNFGAFVDLGGVDGLVHVSELSWKHIDHPSEVVEVGQDVTVEVLDVDMDRERVSLSLKATQEDPWQLFARTHALGQVVPGKVTKLVPFGAFVRVEDGIEGLVHISELASRHIDTAEQVVSVNDQLFVKVIDIDLERRRISLSLKQANEGVDPEGTEFDPALYGMAAEYDDEGNYKYPEGFDVETNEWMEGFESERASWEQQYADAQTRWEAHKEQVRRSLEEEAQAPAGNASTASSYSSEAPASDGGTLASDEALAALREKLTGN
- a CDS encoding GNAT family N-acetyltransferase, producing the protein MRPHTDLQPTATPRADAEVLAEQGLALVVAPGRAADPAFERHTTAVERGFYEQVPSGEAMAQLLEAGEADGRRMVDVLPLGADPATTRPVATFEDFRSELTVSPGVAVSAWLISGVTVDPGFRRRGLLRTMMTRSLADAVAAGVPVAALTASEAAIYGRFGFGAATRWRRARLDTRGDVRLRGAPSAGRVTREEPREVGALADELYQHVRRLTPGATQRPTMTAIGWEDRSRFKNDGKGSGLYAAVHRDAAGTAQGIALYRPQGWDVEPPTVTMELFLALTPDARRGLLTHLTSLDLIERIVWERAPEAGWPEALLEDERRLRTERDGDDLYLRILDVPAALGARADLGDGEVVVDVTDPLGHAAGAWRIRARDGVAEVTEAAEGEAELGLDVADLSAVWLGGHGSAGGVAARVATGLVREVVPGAGARLDALLRPSVPVRSLVGF
- the polA gene encoding DNA polymerase I, with the translated sequence MGENSTEARPRLLVLDGHSMAFRAFYALPAENFATDTGQHTNAVYGFTSMLLTMIRQQAPTHVAVAFDLSGPTFRSAEYGEYKAGRSETPAEFAGQIELTVKVMEALGIPTLTKEDFEADDIVATLSAQAEAQGWDVCVVSGDRDAFQLISERTQVLYPKKGVSDIPPMTAADVEAKYGVRPEQYPELAALVGESADNLPGVPGVGPGFAAKWLQKYGDLDGVLAHADEITGKKGEALRAHLDDVRRNRRLNALVRDLDLDVSLDAMELTMPEREVVEELFDALQFQRIRERVFEVFAERLGSAAPAAPVAEAPAAVLAATADDVHAFVSAHAGTLLGLHVEIDGPDLLPKRKVPVPGTFGTPVGLALAAEDAALYVDLTDADADPGLVAALGDLLAEDGAAKAVHDLKRTLKAIAVPTGPTALPADTSLHGVVDDVALSAYLIQPDRRDTDLATLSQAHLQEPLEAPESAAAGAQGAFDLDGAQEEAERTARAARAARSAWVVRRLSQAFTPQVLERGAQRLLQEMEIPLARLLARMELAGIAVDGDALSALLADFTDRAEAAKESAWASVAEETGGMKVNLGSPKQLQEVLFEHLDMPKTRKTKTGWSTDVDSLQDLLEQTQHPFLENLMAHRDATKLRQTVEGLRETVAPDGRIHTTYSQTVAATGRLSSLHPNLQNIPVRTEAGRRIREAFVAAPVDGEPAELLSADYSQIEMRIMAHLSEDAGLIEAFNSGEDLHSFVGSQVFGVDPDDVTSEQRSKVKAMSYGLAYGLSSFGLSKQLKISVDEARGLMKGYFDRFGGVRDYLRDVVAQARRDGFTSTIEGRRRYLPDLTSDNRQLRDMAERAALNAPIQGSAADIIKRAMLDVQAGLVEQGLRSRLLLQVHDELILEVPASELDAATALLQERMGRAADLSVPLDVHVGHGGTWHAAAH